One Fulvia fulva chromosome 12, complete sequence genomic region harbors:
- a CDS encoding Elongator complex protein 1 — protein sequence MRNLRNLKHAAISFGQDGAGALPTATAWGGTGLICAFGPSESDPAITLKRLPNDAYSPDQAYNITSWDAPSPNPDLAVDRILNIHCLQESGMICLVLEGGDIIIVREDAQDGEDQIEIVGSVDAGIAAASWSPDEELLSIATKADTLLFMTRDFEGIANITFSSDDLKVSNHVSVGWGKRETQFQGRGAKALRDPTVPEHVDEGKLSTFEDGRTTISWRGDGQYVAVNSILDNARRVIRVYSREGELDSVSEPVDGLEGALSWKPSGQLLAGIQRKEDKIEVVFFERNGLQHGEFSLRLSKDEIDTIGGSVALDWNNDSSVLAVSLKDRVQLWIMGNYHYYLKQEIQLDTALHGAVNTTWHSEKPLRLACFADLSLRMLDYTFEVARGSVVPPYDLGIVAVIDGRKLKVTPLRTANVPPPMALDEIDLVSEAIDVAINKTGTKIAVLHNNQVTLWSCDYASKPVKRAGTTLTSSTELNMERVVHRQIAFGEEDDITVVSASVNASGARLTRLSGSRGRSVDDVETTTLLCPCTDHDRTIAQDASGAVTDLSVAPGRSVGKLPTVCTSVEVWTHEGVDIVFGLTAGGMLHVQSEAHALKIPGCTSFVATASHLVYTTSQHLLKFIHLHGGQLEVPPDEPEKDERCRNIERGAKLITVMPSAYSLVLQMPRGNLETIYPRALVLAGIRHAIGNRDYKRAFSICRTQRVDMNILHDYTPQQFMNDIPLFIKQVKKIEYIDLFLSSLSDEDVTQTIYKETMPVADDDSGIAMNGATNGDAPVLALSNPPKMNKICDAFLEVLSGHESTYLQCIVTAHVSKNPPDLEAGLSLVAQLRKQGKQEQPEQAVEHICFLADVNQLYNTALGIYDLDVTLLVAQQSQKDPREYLPYLQQLQDMEPLRQRHAIDNDLKRYSKALKHLHELNEFEEVKAYAAKHDLYSAAIELYRYDNTRLTELMRLYGNYLDARNRYKEAGIAFEYIQDYGLAYEAYRACSMWRECLACAGLTDMSDEKMSGLASDLAESLEEAKDYVSAATIYLDHLHDLDTAVRLLCRGYQFADAIRHISLQRRPELLKDLVDPGLIEASAIMTEMLAEMKTQLQNQVPRLRELRQKKAENPMAFLDGGGDDDNMPDDISLAPTNTTTAGTFMTRYTNRSMGTLATDVTRKTSKNRRREERKRARGKKGTVYEEEYLVNSIARLIERLNATGDDTSRLVEGLMRRTMRERALAVDKAFQDVVESCGACMDEVFMTHAAQPAHTGTQESAEEPHRPWGGQGVLFDALSASHQKKEAPLLKAFERLSLLEKS from the coding sequence ATGCGCAATCTTCGGAATCTCAAGCACGCGGCCATCAGCTTTGGTCAGGATGGCGCAGGTGCCCTACCCACGGCAACAGCATGGGGCGGCACAGGACTCATATGTGCTTTTGGTCCATCAGAGTCAGACCCGGCCATCACACTCAAACGACTCCCCAACGATGCGTACAGTCCGGACCAAGCTTACAACATCACTTCTTGGGACGCACCATCTCCGAACCCGGATCTCGCAGTGGACCGCATTCTAAACATACATTGCCTACAGGAAAGCGGCATGATATGTCTGGTCCTGGAAGGAGGAGACATCATCATCGTGCGCGAAGACGCTCAAGACGGTGAAGATCAGATTGAGATTGTTGGTTCGGTGGATGCTGGTATTGCGGCGGCGTCATGGAGTCCTGACGAGGAGCTACTTTCTATTGCCACCAAGGCCGACACACTCCTGTTCATGACTAGGGATTTCGAAGGAATCGCAAACATCACGTTCTCGAGCGATGATCTCAAGGTTTCGAATCATGTCTCAGTGGGCTGGGGTAAGCGGGAGACGCAATTCCAAGGACGCGGTGCGAAAGCTCTTCGAGATCCTACAGTACCTGAACACGTTGATGAAGGTAAGCTAAGCACCTTCGAGGACGGGAGAACCACTATCAGCTGGAGAGGCGATGGCCAGTACGTCGCTGTGAACAGCATACTGGACAACGCTCGCAGAGTGATCCGAGTGTACTCTCGAGAAGGTGAGCTGGACAGCGTCAGCGAACCGGTTGATGGCCTCGAAGGTGCCCTGAGCTGGAAGCCAAGCGGCCAACTCTTAGCCGGCATCCAGAGGAAGGAGGACAAAATTGAGGTCGTGTTCTTCGAGAGGAACGGCCTTCAGCATGGTGAGTTCTCTCTCAGGTTGAGCAAAGACGAGATCGACACGATCGGCGGCTCCGTGGCCCTCGACTGGAACAACGACTCTTCTGTCCTGGCGGTCTCATTAAAGGATCGTGTCCAGCTATGGATAATGGGAAACTATCACTACTACCTCAAGCAGGAGATCCAGCTCGACACTGCACTGCACGGAGCAGTGAACACAACATGGCACTCAGAAAAGCCATTGCGCCTAGCTTGCTTCGCTGACTTAAGCTTGCGCATGCTGGACTATACCTTCGAGGTTGCACGAGGCTCTGTAGTCCCTCCATACGACCTTGGTATTGTCGCAGTAATCGATGGACGGAAGCTGAAAGTCACTCCTCTCAGGACTGCCAATGTACCGCCGCCAATGGCCCTTGATGAGATAGACCTTGTCTCCGAAGCTATTGATGTTGCTATCAATAAGACAGGTACAAAGATTGCCGTCCTACACAACAATCAAGTCACCCTCTGGAGCTGCGACTATGCATCGAAGCCCGTCAAACGTGCCGGAACCACTCTCACATCGTCCACCGAGCTTAATATGGAGAGGGTGGTGCATCGACAAATAGCGTTTGGCGAAGAAGATGACATTACTGTAGTCTCAGCCTCGGTCAACGCTTCTGGCGCACGACTGACCCGCCTGAGTGGGAGTCGTGGCCGTTCGGTTGATGACGTGGAGACGACCACACTGCTTTGTCCATGCACTGATCACGACCGGACGATAGCACAAGATGCGAGCGGTGCTGTAACAGACCTGAGTGTCGCACCTGGCCGCTCGGTGGGCAAGCTACCGACGGTGTGCACATCAGTCGAAGTTTGGACGCATGAAGGTGTTGACATCGTCTTCGGTCTGACCGCCGGCGGAATGCTGCATGTGCAAAGTGAGGCACATGCATTGAAGATTCCAGGCTGCACATCGTTCGTGGCGACAGCCTCGCATCTTGTCTACACCACCAGCCAGCACCTCTTGAAGTTCATACATCTTCATGGAGGGCAGCTTGAGGTGCCACCAGATGAGCCGGAAAAGGATGAGCGATGTCGCAACATCGAGCGAGGTGCCAAGCTGATCACGGTCATGCCTAGCGCGTACTCCCTTGTCTTGCAAATGCCTCGTGGCAATTTGGAGACCATATACCCCCGAGCGCTCGTCCTTGCCGGTATCCGTCATGCGATTGGCAACCGAGACTACAAGAGAGCCTTCTCCATTTGCAGGACGCAGCGTGTTGACATGAACATCCTCCATGACTACACCCCTCAGCAGTTCATGAACGACATACCACTTTTCATCAAGCAGGTCAAGAAGATTGAGTACATCGACCTCTTCTTGAGCTCACTCTCCGACGAGGACGTAACGCAAACAATTTACAAGGAGACAATGCCCGTCGCCGATGATGATAGCGGTATCGCTATGAATGGTGCGACTAACGGCGATGCGCCTGTACTCGCGCTGTCCAATCCGCCAAAGATGAACAAGATCTGCGATGCTTTCTTGGAAGTACTATCTGGTCATGAGAGCACCTACTTGCAATGCATTGTGACGGCACATGTCTCCAAGAATCCACCAGATCTGGAAGCTGGCCTGTCACTCGTAGCGCAGCTGCGGAAGCAGGGCAAGCAGGAGCAGCCTGAACAAGCTGTAGAGCACATCTGCTTCCTTGCAGATGTGAATCAGCTCTACAACACTGCGCTAGGCATTTATGATCTCGATGTGACCCTCCTCGTTGCACAGCAGTCCCAGAAAGACCCACGGGAATACCTTCCTTATCTGCAGCAACTTCAAGACATGGAGCCTCTCAGGCAGAGACACGCCATCGACAACGATCTCAAGCGATATTCAAAAGCGCTGAAGCATCTACACGAATTGAACGAGTTTGAGGAAGTCAAAGCCTATGCTGCGAAGCATGATCTTTACAGCGCTGCAATCGAATTGTATCGCTACGATAATACACGATTGACGGAGCTGATGAGGTTGTACGGCAACTATCTCGACGCCAGAAACCGGTACAAGGAAGCCGGTATTGCCTTTGAATACATACAAGACTATGGGCTAGCATACGAAGCATACCGTGCCTGCAGTATGTGGCGCGAGTGTCTAGCCTGTGCTGGCTTAACGGACATGTCCGATGAGAAAATGTCAGGCCTCGCCTCTGATCTTGCAGAAAGCTTAGAAGAAGCCAAAGACTACGTCTCAGCAGCAACGATATACCTCGACCACCTCCACGATCTAGACACTGCAGTCCGCCTTCTTTGCCGCGGCTATCAATTCGCAGATGCAATCCGCCACATCTCTCTGCAAAGACGACCCGAGCTCCTCAAAGACCTCGTCGATCCAGGCCTGATCGAAGCGTCCGCTATCATGACCGAGATGCTCGCAGAGATGAAAACACAACTCCAAAACCAAGTTCCGCGCCTCCGCGAGCTTCGGCAAAAGAAGGCAGAGAACCCAATGGCGTTCTTAGATGGCGGTGGCGACGATGACAACATGCCTGATGACATCTCGCTGGCTCCAACCAACACCACTACCGCCGGTACGTTCATGACGAGGTACACGAATCGTTCTATGGGTACGTTGGCGACAGACGTCACACGCAAGACCTCCAAGAATCGCCGAAGAGAAGAGCGCAAGCGTGCTCGTGGCAAGAAGGGAACCGTCTATGAAGAGGAGTACCTTGTCAACTCAATTGCTCGCCTCATCGAGCGACTCAATGCCACTGGGGATGATACCTCAAGGCTGGTGGAAGGTCTAATGCGAAGAACAATGAGGGAGAGAGCTCTGGCTGTCGATAAGGCTTTCCAGGACGTGGTGGAGTCTTGCGGAGCTTGCATGGACGAGGTATTCATGACACATGCCGCCCAGCCTGCGCATACTGGCACACAAGAGAGTGCGGAGGAGCCGCATCGTCCTTGGGGTGGGCAGGGTGTGTTATTTGATGCACTGTCGGCTTCGCATCAGAAGAAGGAGGCGCCTCTACTGAAAGCGTTCGAAAGGTTGAGCTTGCTAGAGAAGTCGTGA
- a CDS encoding Cytochrome c oxidase subunit 8, mitochondrial, translated as MFARTAAARFPTQAIARRGFSTTRQQLGSPYHYPEGPRSNIPFNPLTRFFYLRYWGFMLVGFSAPFGIAVWQTMKNQ; from the exons ATGTTCGCCCGAACCGCCGCCGCCCGCTTCCCAACCCAGGCCATCGCtcgccgcggcttctctaCCACCCGCCAGCAGCTCGGATCACCATACCACTACCCAGAAGGTCCACGAAGCAACATTCCATTCAACCCACTCACGCGATTCTTTTACCTGAGATACTGGGGCTTCATGC TCGTTGGTTTCTCTGCGCCATTTGGCATTGCAG TCTGGCAAACAATGAAGAACCAATAG